Proteins from a genomic interval of Rhodoflexus caldus:
- a CDS encoding UbiA prenyltransferase family protein — MRGIFYGNYFYGVCAAALSAEITVQAVGALPPAAWLLATGMATVWFYTRAFLQGAMPADDARTIWLQSNRQAIRLQQAALPIGLLLAGLWLVAENFERLSANVRLQELLLAAAFPIIAFLYDARQLPFRLRKWGFFKPFIIALVWTGCTGIVPLLWLQWTSGKSMFTAHITVLLLHRWMFLAVIAAAFDIKDYAGDSQAALHTWVVRSGLRQLLFGQLMPLAGVGCIGLLLFSQYLHWQISYTAWMLLPMVLLPAVLYTLRRRRSLMYYLTIVDGLVLVQAICGMVAACM, encoded by the coding sequence GTGCGCGGCATTTTCTACGGTAACTATTTCTACGGCGTTTGTGCCGCCGCGCTAAGTGCCGAAATAACCGTTCAGGCGGTCGGTGCGTTGCCCCCTGCGGCGTGGCTTTTGGCAACAGGCATGGCGACCGTTTGGTTTTATACCCGTGCTTTCCTGCAAGGTGCGATGCCCGCAGACGATGCCCGAACAATATGGCTGCAAAGCAATCGGCAAGCGATACGCCTGCAACAGGCCGCCCTGCCCATAGGGTTGCTGCTTGCAGGGCTGTGGTTAGTTGCCGAAAACTTTGAGCGGCTGTCGGCAAATGTTCGCCTGCAAGAACTGCTGCTTGCCGCTGCCTTCCCGATAATTGCGTTTTTGTACGATGCTCGCCAATTGCCTTTTCGGCTGCGCAAATGGGGCTTTTTCAAACCTTTTATCATCGCATTGGTTTGGACGGGATGCACGGGCATTGTGCCGCTGCTTTGGCTGCAATGGACATCGGGCAAAAGCATGTTCACGGCGCACATCACGGTGCTTTTGCTGCATCGGTGGATGTTTTTGGCAGTCATTGCCGCCGCCTTTGACATCAAAGACTACGCGGGCGATTCGCAGGCTGCCCTTCACACGTGGGTGGTCAGAAGCGGATTGCGGCAGTTGCTGTTTGGGCAATTGATGCCTTTGGCAGGAGTAGGCTGCATCGGGTTGCTGCTGTTTTCGCAATATCTGCATTGGCAAATCTCATACACGGCTTGGATGCTGCTGCCGATGGTTTTGTTGCCGGCGGTGTTGTACACGCTGCGCCGCCGTCGGTCGTTGATGTATTACCTGACAATAGTGGACGGATTGGTGCTTGTGCAGGCAATTTGCGGCATGGTTGCAGCCTGTATGTAG